The genomic segment CATGAGATACTTCGATCACGCCGTTTTTTCCCTGGTTCAGGGTAACTACCGCCGCAAGCGCTTTAACCGGAGAATTCAGTTCTGATCTGGTATGGCAGTATGTACCGGATGCAGAGACAGATGTATTTTCCCGGCTCACAGACGATTGTTCCGGAGAATCATGTTCCCTTGAGATAAACGCCACATCAGCCCCCCCGACCAGGACGCCATCTTCCGGAGAAGTAAAGATGTCGACAAGCTCAACTTTCTCGCGCAGCTCATTCTGGATACGTTTCGCCTCCAGATACGAGACCCCGAACGAGTGAATCGGAGAGCTCAGTTCCCACGGTTCTCTCTTTTTTACCCCGCGTTTATCTTTATTTCTGTCCGTTATCGCCCGCCCCTTCAAATACATACAAAATATGTGTACGTGTGCTCCAAGTCAAGTTTAAAATCATCAGAGATATAATTCTAAAAAAGAAAAAGATTTGTCTTTGCAAGTATTTCCTTTTGATATATTATACCGGATATTTCCGAGTACGAACCGTTCAACCATTATCCCGGGAAAAACGTCTAAAACTTAGGAATTTGCGCCATCACGTTTATGTTCCGGCGCTTACTATCATAAGGATTGTGGAAGAATCACGAAAAGATTTTATAAGATTTTATTAAATTTACACAAACGGAGGAATCGATGAAACGCAGAGATTTTCTTAAAACATCCGCCGCTCTCGGCGCCGCCGGGCTTGCCGGGCAGGGCTGCTCTTCCCTTGGGAAAACATCCACAGCCGGCGGTGACAAGTTTAATGTCCACCCGTTCATACGTCAAAATCCCAAAGCGGTGTTCATTCATTTCACATCGGTGAGCGCCATTGCCGATACCGCCGGGATCCGTCAGGCCGGATACCAGCTCTCCAAAGAGCTTATGGTCAAATCGAACGACGGATTCCCCATGACAGCCAAGGTGAATGTAAAACCGAACTGGACTTCCGCCGGCCCCCAGAAGGGCAAGCCGGTGTTTGAAAAACTGGGGACCAACACCGACCCGAACTTCATCGAGGGCTGGGTCGCCGCCATGAAGGAGCTTGGGCCGCAGCAGTATTTCATTCGCGAATGCTGCTGTCCTACCCAGTGGGAACCCATGGGATGGGCCGCAATGGCCGCGAGAAACAACATCGATCTGCGCGATCTTTCCACTATGGATGTCTGGACTTTGAAAGAGGGCAGGGACATCATTTTCCTCAATATTCCGGACGGGGTGCTTTTTAAAACCATGGGATACATGGCACCCATGAACGAGCCGGGAACCTGCCTTGTGAATATAGCCAAGCTCAAAGCGCATGGCATGGGAATCACCACCACCATCAAGAACCTGCAGGGGATCACCGCCAAACGTTTCCACCAGTTCTGCACACGGTACGACAGCATTCGAAAACAGCCCCGCCCGGCGTACGAGACACGGTATCACCAGTATTTCAAGGACGATTTCGAGAAGCACCTGGAGGCTCTCCACGCCCGGCATATGAAAGAGGGTTACCCGCGATGGGACCGGCCCGGCACTGAAGGCGGCATCTGGCAGGAAACCTGGGCCAACCGCGCTCTCGACAACCTGAGCGTCACCCCCACCGCGCTGAACATGGTCGAGGCCATTTACAGCCAGGACGGCAACGGTTTCGGCATCGGCCCTCACGAAAAACTGGGGCCGTACGGTACAACCAGCCGCGATTACCTTTCGAATATCGTGATTTTCGGCAAGGACCCCTTCCGGGTGGACATCATCGCCCATTGGCTGGCCGGTCACGAACCGGGCAATTTCGGGCTTTTCCACATCGGTATCGAACGCAAGATGTCGGATGTGCTCGACCCACGGGATATTCCGCTGTTCGTCTGGAAAGACGGCAAGGCTGCCCCCGCCAAGCTTGAGAGCCTTAAACGCACTCCGCTGGTCACCTACTATCTCCAGCGCGACTACAACGGCCAGAAAGAACCCCGTTTCCACCTCTGCGATGAGCCGTTCGATTACTCCGCCTGGAAAAAGGGCAGGAAAGTCAGCGCCCGGAAGCCGGTCATCGAGAACCTCGGCCTGGACAATGCGGGAAGGGTCAATCTCAGTCTCACACTCCCGGAGAGGGACAAGGTCGGTGTGACCGTTCTCAACAGCCGCGGCGAGGTAGTGGGGCGGCTCCTCGACGGCGACCTAGATGCCGGGGTGCACCATGTGGTCTGGGATAATTTCAATTCTCCGGGCCTCTATACGGCGTATGTCAAAGGCATGGGCTGGGATGCTGTGCGGGAGATGCCTATTTACCCGGTATGAAAACTCACCCCCGAGAGAAGGTCGTGGGTAAGTTCTCTAAAAGGTACAGCAATAAAATCATTCCAGGTCAGGTACAATGTACGAATCACCCACCGGAATCTCCCGTGAAAAATGGGAATGGCTCATCCTGGCCGCTCTTCTCACCTGGGCTGCGCACCTGGTTCCGGAGCAGATCTTCTTCCTGACCTGGACGCTTCTTCCTCCGTTTATCCAGGCGGCCGGCGAGGAGAATTACTGGTATCTCCTCTCTCTCACCTACGGTCTCTTCCTGGTGCTGCCGTCCCTGTCGCGCAGCGGAATCCGTATCGGCGATATCCGCTCCCATTGGCGGGGAGTGCTCTTCGCCTGCGGGATACCGATAATCCTGACTGCGATTGTTTATCCGCTGCTCCCGGTACGACCTTTTGCAGATTCCGCCGCAGGTATGTGGCTGATCTCCCCCCTTGCGCAGGACCTGGTTTTCATCGGCTTCCTCTACGGCCGCTTTGAAATTCTCTTTCCAACCTTTATTCACCCCCGTTTCAGGATAAAGTGGGCGCTCCTCATCTCCGCACTCTTTTTCTCTGCCTG from the Candidatus Latescibacter sp. genome contains:
- a CDS encoding CPBP family intramembrane metalloprotease; the protein is MYESPTGISREKWEWLILAALLTWAAHLVPEQIFFLTWTLLPPFIQAAGEENYWYLLSLTYGLFLVLPSLSRSGIRIGDIRSHWRGVLFACGIPIILTAIVYPLLPVRPFADSAAGMWLISPLAQDLVFIGFLYGRFEILFPTFIHPRFRIKWALLISALFFSAWHLPNFSTMPAEFVVFQLFYTVLIYLAAGLSRQWTGSILYFTLAHSCINFIVWWVK
- a CDS encoding DUF362 domain-containing protein, whose product is MKRRDFLKTSAALGAAGLAGQGCSSLGKTSTAGGDKFNVHPFIRQNPKAVFIHFTSVSAIADTAGIRQAGYQLSKELMVKSNDGFPMTAKVNVKPNWTSAGPQKGKPVFEKLGTNTDPNFIEGWVAAMKELGPQQYFIRECCCPTQWEPMGWAAMAARNNIDLRDLSTMDVWTLKEGRDIIFLNIPDGVLFKTMGYMAPMNEPGTCLVNIAKLKAHGMGITTTIKNLQGITAKRFHQFCTRYDSIRKQPRPAYETRYHQYFKDDFEKHLEALHARHMKEGYPRWDRPGTEGGIWQETWANRALDNLSVTPTALNMVEAIYSQDGNGFGIGPHEKLGPYGTTSRDYLSNIVIFGKDPFRVDIIAHWLAGHEPGNFGLFHIGIERKMSDVLDPRDIPLFVWKDGKAAPAKLESLKRTPLVTYYLQRDYNGQKEPRFHLCDEPFDYSAWKKGRKVSARKPVIENLGLDNAGRVNLSLTLPERDKVGVTVLNSRGEVVGRLLDGDLDAGVHHVVWDNFNSPGLYTAYVKGMGWDAVREMPIYPV